One window of Trifolium pratense cultivar HEN17-A07 linkage group LG5, ARS_RC_1.1, whole genome shotgun sequence genomic DNA carries:
- the LOC123885638 gene encoding dynamin-related protein 3B-like isoform X3, whose amino-acid sequence MRNENFTPLSLILWHENFTSHDPLFSISCGCFQFQAETDREAGDNKGVSDSQIRLKIFSPNVLDMTLVDLPGITKVPVGDQPSDIETRIRTMIMSYIKEPSCLILAVTPANSDLGNSDALQMAGVADPEVGYHGQRM is encoded by the exons ATGAGAAATGAAAATTTCACTCCCCTCTCTCTTATTCTCTGGCACGAAAATTTCACATCGCACGACCCcttgttttcaatttcatgtggttgttttcaatttcag GCTGAAACTGATAGGGAAGCTGGAGACAATAAGGGTGTCTCGGACAGCCAGATTCGTTTGAAGATTTTTTCACCAAATGTTCTGGACATGACACTTGTAGATCTCCCAGGCATTACAAAGGTTCCTGTTGGTGACCAGCCTTCTGATATTGAGACCCGGATCAGAACAATGATCATGTCATATATAAAAGAGCCGTCCTGTCTTATTCTAGCTGTCACACCGGCAAATTCAGATTTGGGTAATTCAGATGCTCTTCAGATGGCTGGGGTGGCTGATCCTGAGG TTGGATATCATGGACAGAG AATGTGA
- the LOC123885638 gene encoding dynamin-related protein 3B-like isoform X1 — protein sequence MRNENFTPLSLILWHENFTSHDPLFSISCGCFQFQAETDREAGDNKGVSDSQIRLKIFSPNVLDMTLVDLPGITKVPVGDQPSDIETRIRTMIMSYIKEPSCLILAVTPANSDLGNSDALQMAGVADPEVGYHGQRYYSSLITVFHVFIIMDFF from the exons ATGAGAAATGAAAATTTCACTCCCCTCTCTCTTATTCTCTGGCACGAAAATTTCACATCGCACGACCCcttgttttcaatttcatgtggttgttttcaatttcag GCTGAAACTGATAGGGAAGCTGGAGACAATAAGGGTGTCTCGGACAGCCAGATTCGTTTGAAGATTTTTTCACCAAATGTTCTGGACATGACACTTGTAGATCTCCCAGGCATTACAAAGGTTCCTGTTGGTGACCAGCCTTCTGATATTGAGACCCGGATCAGAACAATGATCATGTCATATATAAAAGAGCCGTCCTGTCTTATTCTAGCTGTCACACCGGCAAATTCAGATTTGGGTAATTCAGATGCTCTTCAGATGGCTGGGGTGGCTGATCCTGAGG TTGGATATCATGGACAGAGGTATTATTCTTCACTCATTACtgtttttcatgtttttatCATAATGGATTTCTTTtaa
- the LOC123885638 gene encoding dynamin-related protein 3B-like isoform X2: MRNENFTPLSLILWHENFTSHDPLFSISCGCFQFQAETDREAGDNKGVSDSQIRLKIFSPNVLDMTLVDLPGITKVPVGDQPSDIETRIRTMIMSYIKEPSCLILAVTPANSDLGNSDALQMAGVADPEECDDFWVIGLSKARL, encoded by the exons ATGAGAAATGAAAATTTCACTCCCCTCTCTCTTATTCTCTGGCACGAAAATTTCACATCGCACGACCCcttgttttcaatttcatgtggttgttttcaatttcag GCTGAAACTGATAGGGAAGCTGGAGACAATAAGGGTGTCTCGGACAGCCAGATTCGTTTGAAGATTTTTTCACCAAATGTTCTGGACATGACACTTGTAGATCTCCCAGGCATTACAAAGGTTCCTGTTGGTGACCAGCCTTCTGATATTGAGACCCGGATCAGAACAATGATCATGTCATATATAAAAGAGCCGTCCTGTCTTATTCTAGCTGTCACACCGGCAAATTCAGATTTGGGTAATTCAGATGCTCTTCAGATGGCTGGGGTGGCTGATCCTGAGG AATGTGATGATTTCTGGGTGATAGGTCTTTCAAAGGCCAGATTATAG